In Monodelphis domestica isolate mMonDom1 chromosome 4, mMonDom1.pri, whole genome shotgun sequence, one DNA window encodes the following:
- the SLC35E2B gene encoding solute carrier family 35 member E2B — protein MPAVTKAPAGAASPDEDKAKSKGPAPQDKPAALFGLAALGGGRGEKIVIARRDSAPEESVLKITITETTVIEADSGIWNARALLYLTLWFFFSFCTLFLNKYILSLLEGEPSMLGAVQMFSTTLIGCIKIFVPCCLYQHKARLSYPSNFIMIMIFVGLMRFATVVLGLVSLKNVAVSFAETVKSSAPIFTVIMSRMILGEYTGLLVNLSLIPVMGGLALCTATEISFNVLGFSAALSTNIMDCLQNVFSKKLLSGDKYRFSAPELQFYTSAAAVVMLIPAWIFFMDMPVIGKSGKSFHYNQDVILLLLMDGVLFHLQSVTAYALMGKISPVTFSVASTVKHALSVWLSIIVFGNKITSLSAIGTVLVTIGVLLYNKAKQHQQEAMQSLAMTARPSAPEDTEPLVAKDFKPYN, from the exons ATGCCTGCCGTGACCAAAGCCCCCGCCGGTGCCGCCTCCCCCGACGAGGACAAGGCCAAGAGCAAGGGCCCCGCCCCCCAGGACAAGCCGGCCGCCCTGTTCGGGCTGGCCGCGCTGGGGGGGGGCCGCGGCGAGAAGATCGTCATCGCGCGCAGGGACAGCGCGCCCGAGGAGAGCGTTCTCAAGATCACCATCACCGAGACCACCGTGATCGAGGCGGACTCGGGCATCTGGAACGCGCGCGCGCTGCTCTACCTCACGCTCTGGTTCTTCTTCAGCTTCTGCACGCTCTTCCTCAACAAGTACATCCTGTCCCTGCTCGAGGGGGAGCCCAGCATGCTGG GAGCCGTGCAGATGTTCTCCACCACCCTCATTGGCTGTATTAAGATCTTTGTTCCTTGCTGTTTGTATCAGCATAAAGCCCGCCTGTCGTATCCCTCCAACTTCATCATGATAATGATATTTGTTGGACTGATGAG GTTTGCCACCGTGGTCTTGGGCCTGGTCAGCTTGAAGAATGTGGCTGTTTCATTTGCTGAAACGGTGAAAAGCTCAGCTCCCATCTTTACGGTCATCATGTCCAGGATGATTCTGGGGGAATACACCG GCCTGCTGGTCAATCTGTCCCTCATCCCAGTCATGGGTGGCCTCGCACTCTGTACAGCTACCGAAATCAGCTTCAACGTCCTGGGTTTCTCTGCAGCTTTGTCCACTAACATCATGGACTG tcTGCAAAATGTGTTTTCCAAAAAGCTTCTCAGCGGGGACAAATACAGGTTTTC TGCCCCAGAGCTTCAGTTCTACACAAGTGCTGCCGCTGTGGTCATGCTCATTCCTGCTTGGATCTTTTTCATG GATATGCCAGTGATTGGAAAGAGTGGGAAAAGTTTCCATTACAACCAAGACGTCATCTTGCTGCTTCTCATGGACGGCGTCTTGTTCCATCTTCAGAGCGTCACGGCCTATGCCTTGATGGGAAAGATCTCCCCCGTCACTTTTAG TGTGGCCAGCACGGTGAAGCACGCGCTGTCGGTCTGGCTGAGTATCATCGTGTTTGGGAACAAAATCACCAGCCTGTCGGCCATCGGGACAGTCCTGGTGACCATCGGCGTGCTGCTCTATAACAAGGCCAAGCAGCACCAGCAGGAAGCCATGCAGAGCCTGGCCATGACGGCCAGGCCCAGTGCTCCCGAGGACACAGAACCGCTGGTTGCCAAGGACTTTAAGCCTTACAATTGA